tggttggagaggagaacgaagcatttcttatagggtgtggaaacctctccctaatagacgcgttttaaaatcgtgaggctgacggcgatatgtaacgggacaaagcagacaatatatGCGCAatgagcttgggctattacaaatggtattagagcaaaACACTGAGccgtgtgccagcgaggacgctgggaccccaaggagggtggattatgagatctcacattggttggagaggagaacgaaacatttctcatagggtgtggaaacctctccctaatagacgcgttttaaaactgtgaggctgacggcaatacgtaacgggccaaagcagacaatatctgctaacggtgagcttaggctattacaatCTTCAAACTCCGAAACATTTGTGCTCACCAATTCCCTTTAGTTAATCTTGAAATATTGCTTTCTTGTTGGAATTTGTGATCAAAATCCCTCTCTACTGGAATTTTTTGGCTTCAGGCTTCAGAGAGTCATTTCGAAATGTTCAATAACCAACTCCGATGTAAAACTCGATCAAGTTTCTGTGGAAGATGATGTTCAAGAAGCTTTATCTTCTGTAGAAGCTGATTGTTCACTTTCAATCGTACAATTGAATTCTGGATTCCTGGAGGCTGATACATTGACTCTACAAACAGAACCTTTGGGTTTATTGACCGAACGAACTTATGTCGATAGTCTTTTGACAACTTTGCCTGTATGCTGCCTTGGTTATTTCTCCTTCTCTATGATTTAATGTATTTGACTTTTATGATGGAAGAAGATAGTAATTAAATCAACTCTGGTTCTGTAATTGTAGGTTTTATCTGAGGGGGAGCAGAATGTGCTTGCGGCAACTCCAGCTCATCCTGCTGCATTGTACGGTAAGAACCTTCCGAAATTTTGATACtgaaatgtgagatcccacatggttggggaggagaacgaagcattctttataagagtgtggaaacctctcctaacagacgtgttttagaaaccttaaggggaagtccgaaaaggaaagcccaaagaggacaatatctgctagcggtgggcttgggctgttgcaaatggtattagagccagacaccgagcgatgtgctagcaaggacgttgggccccaaagggggtggattggggagtcccacatcgattggagaagggaacgagtgcgaGCGAGGAGGTTGGgtccaaagggaggtggattgtgagatcccacatcggttggagaggagacgaaagcattctttaaaaaccttgagggaaaacttgatagagaaagccgaaagaggacaatatctgctagcggtgggcttggaatGTTTCAGCCATTGTATGACAACGATACTTGTAGATGTGAACTATAAGGCCTTTTTCGATCCTGGTGGTTGTTCCCAACCATAAATAATGCTTCTATCTTACAGCTTTATACGCCACATGTATTGCGGGCAATTTGGTAGAACAGCTTTGGAATTTTGCTTGGCCTTCTGCCATTGCATTGCTTCATCATAGTCTTCTTCCAGTTGCAGTTATGGGATTCTTTACAAAGGTAACTAGCTGTTCGTCGAGATAAAACAATTTGAATTACGATGCAAGAGAAACGCTTTCTAATATGTTAAAAGTGTTAACAGCTTGCATTAATAGTCGGAGGTCCGTTGGTCGGGAAGTTTATGGATAATTTTCCGAGAGTACCTGCATATACTTGCCTGAATTGTGTTCAGGTAGGTCCATTCAAATATGCTTAATATAAGAAGTCAAATATTCGAGCACGCATGGAACTTAACTAGCCAAAGCCGTAGCACTCGACTTGAATATGGTCTggttttttgttaaatttaagGTTTCTCTGTTTTCATCAGGCTGCTGCTCAATTGCTATCTGCTTCAATGGTAATTTATGCCCATTCTATTCCACATTCTGCTGCATCATCATCCATACTTCTTCAGCCTTGGTTTATTACCCTGATTTTTGCTGGTGCCATAGAGAGGCTATCTGGAATAGCCTTGGGGGTTGCTATGGAGCGTGATTGGGTCGTCTTGGTAcgttcatttttaaattatttgtgtCCTTGTTATTCAAGATGTATCGCTAAAACTAGCGTTCTAATTCCACGTACAGTTAGCCGGAATCAATCGACCTATCGCACTTGCAGAAGCTAATGCTGTTCTTAATCGAATTGACCTTCTCTGTGAGGTAAATGAGCCTTCTGagatcaactttttttttttttccagatcCTTGTGATCttgattttctgtttgttaATGTGCAGATAGTTGGAGCATCTTTATTTGGCATTATCCTTTCCAAGTATGATCCAGTAACTTGCTTGAAGTTCGCTGCGGGTTTAATGTTATGGTCCTTGCCAGTCGTGGTAACTACTCGTTCCCGTGCTAACTAAATATGGTTAGGAATCAtagacctccacaatggtatgatattgtccactttgagcataagctctcgtggttttgctttgagcttctccaaaaggcctcattccttacttataaacccatgatcattccctaaattagccaatgtgggactccctcccaacaatcctcccctcgaacaaagtacactatagagcctcccttgaggcctatggagcccccgaatagcctccccttaatcgaggctcgacttcttctctagagtcctcgaacaaagtacaccctttgttcaacacttgagtcacttttgactcaaacttcgaggctcacaacttctttgttcaacatttgaagattctattgacatggctaagttaagggcatgactctaataccatgttaggaatcatggacctccacaatggtatgatattgtccactttgagcataagctcgaggctttgctttgggcttccccaaaaggcctcataccaatggatatgtattccttataaacccatgatcatttcctaaattagtcaatgtcgGACTCCCTCCCGACAATCCTCAACAGATACTTCTTGAGAAATGAGTTTGTTAATCGTTACACGTGTTTTATCAGGTACTACTTACCTGGCTAACGAACCAACTCTCCACTGGTGTTCTTGATCGAGCAAAATGTTCGCAAACTTCTTGTGGCAATCCCACTGAAGTAACTTCACCTAGAGCTGATAGTATAAGTAAACCTTCACAAActtttatgtaatttaatcAAGGGTCGTTCTGATAGTTTTTCTAATGATATCATTTATTGTGCTTTCAGTGGATGTGGGTGTAGAAGTTATTAAAAATGGATGGATGGAGTATTTACAGCAACCAGTTCTTCCTGCCAGCCTTGCCTATGTGCTTCTCTACTTCAATGCTGTTCTTGCTCCAGGCAGTTTGATGACAGCATTCTTAACTCAACAAGGTATGTTTACGACTTACTTGATAtgattataatatttcaaaatttgtcgTTCGAAGAAAATGTAGCTTTAACGTGCACCCACCTCGTATAGAACCATTAGCTCTGTTATTCGTATAAAACATTAGCTAGATCACATTGAAAAATTGCATTccatcaaataatttaatcccATAGTCCTTAGAAAGTTATTGGATTCTAACTgcacagcccaagcccactgctaacgatattgtcctctttgagctttccctttcgggcttcccctcaatgtttttaaaacgcgtctactaaggagaggtttccacacccttataaagaatgcttcgttctcctttccaaccgatgtggggatctcacaatccacccccctttgaggcccagcgtcttcgctgtcgcttgttctcttctttaatcgatgtgggaccccccaatctaccctcctttggggcctcagcatccttgctggcacatcgcctcatgtccaccccctttacgACTCAACCtcatcgctggcacatcgcttggtgtttggctctgataccatttgtaatagcccaagcccaccgctattagatattgtcctctggctttccctttcgagattcccctcaaggtttttaaaacgtgtttgctagggagaggtttccacacccttatgaagaatgcttcgttctcctccccaaccgatgtgggatctcacaactaaAAGCCTCTCCCccaagaaagagagaaaaagaaaaactaaaacgTACACCGATACTCCTTTATTTAGAACTCGtgttaaattatgtttattccTTGACTTGCTTTCTGAGACTTTACTCTTTGGCTTCGAATGAGTAAACTTTTTTACTTCTGGTTGGTATTAACTTACAGGTCTTAGTCCATCAATAATTGGTGGTTTTAGTGGATTATGTGCTTTCATGGGTGTTACTGCAACCTTTGTATCCGCAAATTTGGTCAGACAATTCGGAATTTTGAAGgttatattttcttctatgTTTGTTCTTGTAATTCCATGCTGTTCTATATTTTGATTGTAGTCTCATGCACTTCCTAGTTCTATTTTTCAGGCTGGAGCAGTTggattaatatttcaagctGCACTTCTAACAGTTGCTGTTGCTGTGTACTGGAGCGGGCCTCTTTCCCGGCAGAGcgctcttcttttcttcttatcTATGATCGTAAGAATCTAACGACCTGATTCATCTTGTGTATCGGACGTTACCGAACCCTTAACGTTCTAATTGTCCTATATGCAGGTATTATCGAGGCTGGGACACATGTCGTATGATGTCGTGGGGCAACAGATTCTTCAAACCGGGATACCATCATCGAAAACGAACCTCATTGCATCAACTGAGGTCTCAGTTGCTAGTTTAGCAGAGTCTATAATGTTGGGAGTTGCAATAATTGCAAACGATACTTCGCATTTTGGATTTCTAGCGATGCTATCACTGCTGGCTGTTGTTGGAGCTGCAGTGATGTTCTGCCACTGGTTGTTGAATCCAACTGATGAACAAAGAAAACTTTTCTCTTTCAGCTCTCCCTTTGAGGTATGTACGCTAAAACTCGTTATGTAAACAAGGTGCACGTTGTGGTTCCAATCTAGAACTCGTTATGAAAAATATGCTCAGCTAAAACAAGATGCCTTTTTCAATCTAGAAGGATCGACGAAATGTCGTGCCACTATAGATACGGGATCTTCGATATTGGGTATATAAGTAGGTCTTCAGTTGTCGACCAGAGACTTGAGATTCTTGTCTTTAACTCTTAACGAACGGGTTAGGGAAAATGTAGGTGGATCTAAGCGCAGACAGGTCATAAGGGTCTCTGGCCAACTAAATGTAGTAGGGTCAGATAATtgttgtaacagctcaagtctacTGTTAGTacatattgtcttctttgggctttccctcaaagtttttaaaatgcgtttgttagagagaggtttccactcttataaagaatgttttgttctcctccccaaccgacgtgggatctcacaatccaccccctttggggcccagcgtcctcgctggtacttgtttctttctctaatcgatatgggacccccAATCTACCCTCTTTCAGGGCCCACgcccttgctggcacaccacctcatgtccaccccccttcagagttcagccttctcgttggcacatcgcccagtgtcttaACTTTtaaaccatttgtaacggcccaagcccgggtccactactagcaaatattgtcctctttaggctttccctttcaagcttcacctcaagttttttaaaatgcgtctactagagagaggtttccacacctttataaaaaaaatttcgatctcctcccaaccgatgtgggatcctcTAGTCCACCCTGCTTTggagcccagtgtccttgctaaCATATTGTCTCATGTCCACCCcattcggggctcagcctcctcgctggcacatagtccaatgtctggctctgataccatttgtagcggcccaagcccaccactagtagatactgttctctttggggtttccctTTTGGGATTCCtccaacatttttaaaacgcgtctgttagggagatgtttccacactcttctaaataatgcttcgttcttctctccaaagGATATGCATTTGGTACCATAAACTTCCAAAATCATAAACttccaaaatcattttttatcatTTGCAAGTAACTTGGAGATGAGGATTATTGTTTACTGTTGCCTGACAATTCATTCAATTCATTCAATGTTGGCAGATGCCCTGATGCTAAAGCTATGCTTGACATAAGCTGGAGCTGTTGGATTCTTGATACATAGGACACAAATTAATATGTAAGTTGTGGAGGGTCAAGTTCATACTATCCTCTCTTTCATGTGctcatatttattttgtggGTAAATGAATAcacaatgaaatgaaattaaccAGCCACCACATATTTCAAATGCTAGACACTAGATTCAACATATATTCTGACATTGTACATACATTTCCTGTTCATCTTGTAAAGCAATCACTTCATTTAGCTTCAATACTGTTGAGAATCTGAGAATCTTTTAGTGAAGCGCTCACCGCTAGttgatattatctgttttggcccgttacatatcaccatcggcctcacgattttaagatgtgtctgctagggagaggtttccattccaaccgatgtggaatctcacaatccactcccttggaggccagcgtcctcgctggtacaccaTTTGGTGTCCAGCTCTGTAAAATGTAATAGCTTAAGCCCACCGCcagtaaatattgtttgctttgacctgttacgtatcaccgtcggCCAAACGTgtttaaaaactgtgaggctaatagcgatacgtaacgggccaaaacggataatatttactagctataggcttgggctgttataaactggattgtgagatctcacatcggttggagaggagaacgaagcattccttataaggatgtggaaacctctccctagtagacgcgttttaaaatacgtaacgggtcaaaacaaataatatctactggcggtaggcttgagcttgACTGTtccatgttcttcatttcattcttGCCCTCCTTGTTTGAAACTCATGCATTCAACTTTTCCAAACTGAACCACTATCTCGACCCCAATTCGAGTGTAGAGTCCAAACACGTTAGTTCTACTCGGTCTTCTTCGATCTGAAACTAAATTGATTGAAGTAGACAAGATAGATGTAACCATTCACTGAACCACCAAATACCGTTcaatgaaatagaaaaacatCAATCTTCTTGTCGAATCTATATCGACGTCACATCATCTCAAATTTAGTAGATGGAAAATGACCATTGATGTCGAATATGCATTGACGTGTTAGAAGGAAGACCTTATTTTCTCATGGGAGTCGCAAATTATGTGGGTACTTTTACTTTCAGTGTTTAAtcctaaatatttttcttgtcaTCAAAAGAATACCTTATTCATGAATAAATTATGACGAAAATCGAATCTATAATAGATTAAGTTCACcacgagcagatattgtcctctttgggattttcttCCGAGAAAGcatgtctactagagagaagttttcacacccttgaaTGTTTTactctctctccaaccgaaatggggtctcacaatccatcctccttGGGGGACCtacatcctcactagcacaccaaATGGTATCAAGGCTAGACACTggacagtgtgccaacgacgacgctggcccccaagggggtggattgtgagatcccacgtcggttggagaggaaaacgaaatatttcttataacggtgtaaaaacttctccctaatagacgtttGAACTATTACATAATCGATTTTTGGGAAAACAATCGGTTCACGAATTGATTCATCACATACAAACAAACAATCTTAATCCCAAAAAAGAGCCTAGAATCGTGAACACGTAACTCGACTTAAACCTAAGTTAACTGAATTGGTCAAAGTAGACCAGATATATCAAACCTTGCAGAAACTACAATGGCTTTTTAGTTTCGAAGTCCCAAGCACAAAAGCCAAGAAGTAGAAATCTTTGCGAACCCAAGTGCGTGCATTGGCCGTTGGGCAGCGGCAGCGGCTCGTAGAGGTCACGCAGCACTTGGCCTCGTAAGCCTACAAAGGCTCACCATAGCCGCAGCCATGTACGCACGTGCACCTTTTTCCTAACTTTccgaattatttatttattttcaaaattttcatattttaaattttttttatcgtctctttaattaatttatatatatatctttaaatttaaattttattggacTGAATAatcgaaaaattaaaataaaatatgcaataaaaatacagaaattgaataaataaattttcctTTATTGATTTAACGTTATTAtagttaaaacaaaatacacgTGGACGATTCctaaaaagtcaaattacGTAATTGCCTTGTcgattaattttaatattttttaattataaaaataaaaaataaaataaaataaaggagTTGCTTTAGAGttcctttaatattttatgagtGAAAAAGtggattctttctttctcaaagtttggaattaatattttgttgtggttttaattttattaaaaaaaattacaattatttttaacaaaaatattattttagtctaaatatttgattaaacatatggtttttttttttagaattatgccttaaaataacatttttaaattgagttgTTTTATCGGTCTACGTTGGGTCTTTGGAGCCATGTTCTTCGGGGTCAAGAAACTCATAGTACTTTTAAATTGAATCGTACATTCTAAGGTCTCTAGTAAGACGTGCCATTTTAATGCACGAGATAGTTAAGAAGAATTTTCACTCCTATTGAACCGACCTTCAATATAAAAGGAAGGAAAGCTCGATGTAATAGTCTAAGttcatcgctagcaaatactGTTCGTTTGactcgttatgtatcatcatcagcctcagttttaaaatgcatttgaaAGGGAGAGATTTTACACCATTATgaagaatgattcgtttccctctctaactcATGTGAGATTTGGCAATTCACTCTCTTGGGAGCCTAACGTCCTTTCTAGCACACCGTTTagtaacagtctaagcccatCACTTGCAAATATTGTCGATGAGGTTCGGGTCTGGTGGGAGTTTGAGGCAATCAAAAGAGCATCCCTCTTCCCAAAACTAGAAAGATAAAAGAATTTCTTGGCCACTCTGTTACAAAGCCCAACGCCCCATGTTTACCCCCAAAAAACACCCTCGAGAAAACACATTTCTAGATCGACATCAATGGCTGCCTTGAAAATTGAGTTTTTGGTTATGCtgtctctgtttctttctttgtttctctctctctcccatctctgttcttcatttctagagagagagagagaaagagctTTCTTTCCCATTTCCATCAATCCCCATATCATGTGACCattttttaatctctcttcttcaacaaaagaagagaaaaaaaaggaacccCGAAACCCGAAACACCCTCTTCATCATTTCCCATAATCCAATGCTCCCCCTCCactttgttcatcatttttaGATAGACaatttgtgaaagaaaatgatttctttttttatggaaatCTGTCTCTTTCTCTATCTACAGGTACTTTCTCAATGACATTACATCACTAACTTGTTATTAACACCTTGTGTTTGAATTCTATTGTGTATTTATATGTCTACTCAGCTCCCCGACTCATGTGCCTATTaggtgtttgataaaatgccTAAGTGAAAAAAAGTGTCTcattttcgtttcttttttttttttttttttttttttttttttttttttNTTCTCATCACAAGGttctgttgttgttgttgggtGCCACAGTGATTTGAACTTGAAAGCTCCCATCTTTTCATGTCTATCGACACTGATAGTTGATACATCACTTGGCTTGTTCATGTCGTCTTTTGACTCCCTATTTCTCCTCTCTCTGCCTTCTACTTCATGTCAAGCACTGTGTTGAAGTAAAAATACCCAAATAGCTTTACTTCTGAAAGAGAGGGAATTAGAGAGAGAACCCAAATGAGGTCTTCTgtgggaggaggaggaggagaaactTCTAAGAAGAAGGCAATGTGGCTGTATCCTAAGGTCATGGGCTTTATCCCTTCTGAGCGATGGGGGCATTCTGCTTGTTATTACCAAGGAAATGTCTATGTTTTTGGggtatgttcttttttcttcgttTGATTTCCTTTGAGATTGTCTGAAACTCTGCAACTGAGCTGTTTAAGCTGTATGTCTTCATCAATTCTACTAGGAAATGGATACTCtgctcttttctctctccctttttTGTTCCTGTTATTTCTCTGTTCATCTGAATAGCTATCTTTGACTAAAAACAGGCTTATCTTTCTCtggttttagtttttagttacTCAAATTTGTACACACAGTTAAACTGCTGGCTGGGAAGTTCTCCTCTAACCCTcttgattttctcatcttgCACACACTCTAAGCTTGGCACTGTTTACATTAATTATTGGGTCTAGACTCATGTGTAAGAAAAAGATtcatataagaaaaagaaaatctgatGTTGTGTATGAGGGAAATCCTTTTGAGTTATGTTCCATTGTGAATGTTTTATGCTTTCTTTATGTGTTTCTATGCTGTTTTTGTGATTTGTTCTTCCAATACTCCAATCTAGGGATGCTGTGGGGGATTGCATTTCAGTGATGTTCTTGTACTTAATCTTGATACCATGCTCTGGACCAACATGGTAACGACGGGACACAGTCCGGGACCGAGAGACAGCCACGGCGCTGTAATTGTTGGAAACCAAATGATAGTTTTTGGTGGTACAAATGGCTCTAAGAAGGTAAATGATCTTCACATTTTGGACCTTGGAACCAAGGAATGGACACAACCTGAATGTAAAGGGAATCCACCAGCACCACGAGAAAGTCACACGGCTACACTCATTGGAGATGACAAACTGGCTATTTTCGGGGGAAGTGGAGAGGGCGAATCGAATTACTTGAATGATCTGCACATTTTGAACCTCAAGACTATGGTGTGGATGAATACAGAGGTGAGGGGTGATGTTCCAATTCCTAGGGATAGTCATTCTGCTACAGCAGTTGGTCACAAGCTGTTAGTTTATGGCGGGGACTGTGGAGATCGATATCAAGGGGGTGTCGATATGCTCGACATGCACTCGCTGACTTGGTCTAGAGTAttgatctttctttcaacTATTTTGCTTTGGAAATTGGCAATGATCTTTGTCTCAATGGCTGTTTCATCTTTTTTGTCAATAGTTGTGTGTTCAAGGATCTTCACCTGGTGTTCGGGCAGGTCATGCTGCGGTTAATATTGCAACGAAGGCAAGTCGTTATGCTGCGGTTAATATTATTGTATAATCGAAAACACAGAAACATTCAGAACCTCATGATCGTGTCATCTGCTGCTTTAGGCCACGACTGATCTTTCCTATATGCAGGTATACATCCTAGGTGGGGTTGGAGATAGACAATACTACAACGATGCATGGGTGCTTGATTTATGTAC
The nucleotide sequence above comes from Cucurbita pepo subsp. pepo cultivar mu-cu-16 chromosome LG11, ASM280686v2, whole genome shotgun sequence. Encoded proteins:
- the LOC111804724 gene encoding solute carrier family 40 member 3, chloroplastic-like, giving the protein MAICYTLALTQTYSFSCFRFSIREVSLSWHSSRVRNRLISCRRLKNLNQACISSSSRLQRVISKCSITNSDVKLDQVSVEDDVQEALSSVEADCSLSIVQLNSGFLEADTLTLQTEPLGLLTERTYVDSLLTTLPVLSEGEQNVLAATPAHPAALYALYATCIAGNLVEQLWNFAWPSAIALLHHSLLPVAVMGFFTKLALIVGGPLVGKFMDNFPRVPAYTCLNCVQAAAQLLSASMVIYAHSIPHSAASSSILLQPWFITLIFAGAIERLSGIALGVAMERDWVVLLAGINRPIALAEANAVLNRIDLLCEIVGASLFGIILSKYDPVTCLKFAAGLMLWSLPVVVLLTWLTNQLSTGVLDRAKCSQTSCGNPTEVTSPRADSIMDVGVEVIKNGWMEYLQQPVLPASLAYVLLYFNAVLAPGSLMTAFLTQQGLSPSIIGGFSGLCAFMGVTATFVSANLVRQFGILKAGAVGLIFQAALLTVAVAVYWSGPLSRQSALLFFLSMIVLSRLGHMSYDVVGQQILQTGIPSSKTNLIASTEVSVASLAESIMLGVAIIANDTSHFGFLAMLSLLAVVGAAVMFCHWLLNPTDEQRKLFSFSSPFEMP